tatattgtCCCGAATTCTTGGATGCGTCGTCACATTACTTGGCGGCAAATTCATGTATTCGTCCTTCAGCATTACAAGCGCGCGTAGCACATTGTTGAAGTGTCGACTAATTGTCTCTCCCGAATGCTGAAATGTTTCTGCCAACACTCTATTTCCCACGCCATGACCGACACAAAATAGAAATATTGCTAACTGCTCATCGGCTGTCATACGTCGTGTTGCTCGTATCAAACCTCGAGCAAGCAGCACATCGCGAAGTGCCATAAAATTTGTTGTTGACATGCGAAAGTGCTGGTACCCTCTATCTGGATGGCCATTGAGAAGATCAGTAACTAATTCATGCCCTGAAAAAGGACGCGTTCTACAAGGCCGTCTGTGCAACGTGTTAGCAGCAAATGTAAGATAGTCCTGCTGATAAAGTATCACGAATACTTGGTCCCAGtaatcatcttcttcatcaagCAATGTCATAATATTTACTAATGTTGGCGACGAGAATACATAACGATTCAATAATTCACCCATTTCAACTGTAAcgcataaaaaagaaaatcaatacAGTAAACCTAATTGCAATCACAATGACGGCAGTACATATTGAACAATATATTAGCCACTATATGTTAATATGCATGATATGACAAATTTTTCCACATAACATAGGTTACAAACTGGTAATTATGTCACAAATATGTTAAAATCTGCGAGAAAGCAGCCAAAATCAACACATAATGCAACATAATACCAATGCACATAAAAGGCACACAAGCATAATGCAACCTAAAGTACTGCGAAGATAAAAGTAATGTCCAAAACCAAATATACAACAGTAGAAAATAGCGACGGTTATCTAAAATCCCGGAAAGTTAGGCCCATGGTTAAGGTTATGCACACCAACTTGGAGGTCAATCCACACAAGTGCAAGCTCATCATTCAACGTCATAAAAAGATGTCTATCCGACTCAACCCGCAATGACATCCCAGCCGCAATGGCACGTATAGTCGTTGTGCAAACTAGATTATAAACTCTGCTCATACAAACGTCAATTGGTGGGATTGTCGATTGACTAGCCTTCGCTATATTTATCATTTCTCGTGCAATCTCGAGCCTTTGCTTCCCGATCTCTACCATCTCAACCAATGCCTCTGCTCCAATGtcactcttcttctttcttccggCAGAGGAAGTAGATTGTTTGCGTGTCTGTGCAGAGGGTGGTGGGACCTAGGTCGTTTACCTGCCGAGCTATGTCCTGATCCACTGGCATAACCTACGACAACCGGCTGGCCGAGAGGTGGGGTAGGCGAACGCGAAGATCTGCACTATCCGCCGGTTTCATTACCGCCGGTGCTTGCCTCACCTGGATCAAACAAAACTAGTCAAACAGATAATTGGCAAACAATCTAACAAGAGTAATTGTATCATTCTCACCAGGTGAAGACGACGATGAACTAACAACAGTAGGTGGTTGCATTGTTTCTGACGACATCCCGTAGTGGCCGGTCGCCACAGTTGATCCACACAAGAAGGCAATGCTGTTATAAGCAGGAAATGGTTTATCCCTGCACTTCGCGTATGCGGGATTCGCCTTAATCAAAAGAACCTTACATTAGAAATAGATCATAATATGGTATTTAAAGGAAATAAAGTTTGTATGCACTATAATATGAAATCTTACCGCAATTACTGCATCCCACTCAGTAGCGTCACCAGCTGTGGGTATATTGTTCACAGTGTCCCAACCCAAACCGCTAAGGTTAGTCAGTTTGTCGTATAACATGTAGAGCCTCTTCAACACCTTGAGGCGGTTACTGATATGTTGTTTTGTCAAGTTTTGACCAGTTTGTGAGTTGAAACCCTGTACGATTCTAACCCACGCAACACGAGTAAAACTACCCCCAACGTAGTTTCCGAGTGCGTGCTCCTCCATCAAAATACTCAACAAAATGCTATCAACGTGATCAGTCCAATTAGCAGTGCGGCTCCTTATTTGATTGGCCCGCCTGCTTGAACCCTCTACATCACAACCTGGGATCGCATTATCCATACCCCTcgatttgtttttatttgacttaGAAAGAATATGGTTCGGTCGCATCTGTATGTGGACAACATACTATTTTATCCCCCTCAATACAACATCGTTTAGGAAAACAAAATACAGATATTCTACCAGTATAGCATAATATGTAAATATCTCAGCAGATCATCATGCATAATCTAATTTACAAGACAAAAGAGAAATATGTAATGAGTATAAGAAAGCCCTCTCTGAATAAACTGTAGCACAATTGATTTCTCTGCTGGATAAACCAAGGGAGCAACGCTATGACGCGTTGTGGCTTAGAGAGTCCCCGATTACCATGAGGCTGCACAGAATATGACTTCCATGCCATGCCAACAAATGGTAATGGAAACTGGCATCATTGCCAATTCGATCAACTTAACATGCAAACCGATCGCAGCCATCATATTTTGCAAGATTTTTACCCACAATCATGGTCACATCCAAACATATAGTAATGTCGACagcaaatataattttgacCTTCTAGAACCAATGGGGGACCAGGAGCAGGGGATGGTAATGTTGGAAATAGAAAGCGTCGGGCGAGGCCGCGCACAACTGATTTGGCCACTACTTATTCACTGCAAAGAAGACAAAAATAAGAACCAAGACGAAAATATATTGTGCACGTAATCAGCGACAAATTCATGTACTGTCGGACGACGCCCGTTGCATAGTCTCGTCGTCGTATTTGCAACGAACTATTGCAATCAGGGATACCCAGAATCCAAACTAATAGCAAAAAGCAGGGTTCTCTGATGAAGAGGAACCCAAAATGGCATATCAATGGAATGCCGAGATGTGAGCACCGAGATCTGCACTACCGGCACGAAAGCGGAGTGGCAATAGGCAAGATCCACGTCAAGTGGGTGCACTGCAACAAGCAAGGTCGCTGAAAACTCACCAGGATTCAGATCTAACAAGCAAGCTCGCGGAAAACTCACCAGCACAAGCTTCGGCCGAAGATGAAGGGGGGGAGAGCCGTTTCGCAAACCCACAAGCTTCTTGGATCCGTCGGTCGGAGAGTGGTGCTCGGTGAGGTGGAGGGAGAGGAACCCAATGCAGGGGAGAAAGAGATCGGAAAGGAAACGAGTCGATCCACCTCTAGTGGGTGCACGACTGCACACAACGTCGGGGGAAACCCACCGGAGTTCAAGATCCGCAAAGCGATCTCGCAGCCAACGTTTCGTAAACCCACAAGCTTTGGCCGGAGATGAAGGGGGGGAGAGCCGTTTCGGAAAACCCACAAGCTTCTTGGATTCGTTGGCCGGAGATGAAGGGTGGTGCTCGGTGAGGTAGAGGGAGAGGAACCCAGTGCAGGGGAGAAAGAAATCGGAGAGGAAATGGATCGATCCACCTCTAGTGGGTGCACGACTGCACACAATGCCGGGGGAAACCCACCGAAGTTCAAGATCCTTCCGGCGATCTCGTAGTAAGCGTCGGGGGAAACCCACAAGCTTCGGCCGGAGACGAAGGGAAGGAGAGCCGTTTCGCAAACCCACAAGTTTCTTGGATCCGTCGGCCGGAGATAAAGGGTGGTGCTCGGTGAGgtggagggagaggagaggaaccGGTACCCACAGGAGCTCTGTGatcgagagagaaagagagagagagctttccTTGATTCGAAAATGGGGAGAAGGGGATGAGGAGGGTAATTTGGGAAAGTTGATCTCACACAGGACACATGAGACAAAGGGGGGGTGGGAACAGTTGTTCCCCACCCCTTTCCCTTATCCCGATGGTGGTGGGAACTGTTGTTCCCACCACCTTGAAACTTGTTTGGGTATAAGCTGGGGGATAAGCTCTTATCCCTCAGCTTATTCCAAATCCAAACAGTGCcttagggtataaaaccaaaccctagcatcATTCTTGCATAAAAACTTACCTTAGCCCAAGAGCactccaaggtccaccttgtaggagagacctAACCCTTCAAAAGTcccaaatccaccttcaaatcCCCTCCAATCTACCTCTTTTAGCCTTGatggagagctcctagagagaaagagggagagaaataagTTGGAGAGGTGTTTTGGCTgtgaaaggaagagagagtgtcatgccccgggaccggcggaggccctcccggtagcacgctcagacccgccatatgtcagcacatataaggcgtctagaacaacagcggaaaataaaaccaaagatgatctacaactagaaatatcagagcaagtatacaacTATCATTtataacaaaagtaaataaagcgtaactaaacaataaaagtaaaatatagagTTATACAAATAATCCTCTCCAAAAAGGGtacaaaaagggtggtctctatacatgggtacaactctcaacctctccaaaataaaactacgagaggtagaccacctatcaacgcgtccctcAAAGCAAGCTAGCTCAAGGCAATTTCCTTTCCGCAGTCCCTAgtctctcccggcgtggaaggctctgaaattaaaacatgaaacagagggcgtgagaactataatttatagttcccagtgggcaattactgacctcagctcaatgcaccgttaggccccaaaagaaaagggtaagtccaaaaagcaacaataataataaatagattgcatttatgaaagcataaataaaatgctaagctactatgtcGCAAATAAACATGTTGTCAATGTGTTCTACATTtactttatcaaaatgaagtatgtccaagtatgactaatatgtcccaacataacgagcaagtatgtatcatgatccaatatatcaatatatgatgaatatgctctatcatggcagccaagtatactatgatgcaacaaataagactatcatgtatactacatgtcccaacactatgctataagcatgtcaaagtaatcaaactactaagcctatctagtagtgattgtcatttcccggttcaatgtcattgtttaatcatgttctaggacctacataaatgtagtccagcttgtgccacctaagtgtcggtggtagctccaacattcccactctaggaatgaatCTATCCCTTCCGACCCCGtgggtttctcgataccgcacgagcgaacataagtcgcgtaagccaactccggagtgccggcttatagagagcgaccctcacaagcatgtgcgaatgagcacaaatggcaagcaagcgtagtcaacgtctcaaaagTCCAattatcatgtctctaacatggtacaAGTCACTAACATctcaaagatctagttcaatgtctcaaggtgatgttccaacactcactatgcttagtgcctctttatgacacttaagcttgttataagttaaacacatttcatattttatattccattcatgacattagtactaggttctcatttaacCTGAGCTCAAtacccctttatgacattatccCAATCATTCTCAAGTAGTACAAGTTCCCAAGCCTCTTAAGGCTTACTAAAGTCCCTTATGTCTCAATTAGGTATAGATTTAAATGCATGAAGCAATGCTCAATTTCATTGTAAGAAACATGGTCCCGAGTCCAACATAAGAATGCCCAATGCTAGTGCAAGCTTCAcatgcaactctctctctactatatagaggtccgaaaattcattatacatgacatagggatgttaagtattctaa
This genomic window from Ananas comosus cultivar F153 linkage group 3, ASM154086v1, whole genome shotgun sequence contains:
- the LOC109708214 gene encoding uncharacterized protein LOC109708214, which codes for MRPNHILSKSNKNKSRGMDNAIPGCDVEGSSRRANQIRSRTANWTDHVDSILLSILMEEHALGNYVGGSFTRVAWVRIVQGFNSQTGQNLTKQHISNRLKVLKRLYMLYDKLTNLSGLGWDTVNNIPTAGDATEWDAVIAANPAYAKCRDKPFPAYNSIAFLCGSTVATGHYGMSSETMQPPTVVSSSSSSPGEASTGGNETGG